The genomic stretch ttttttattcaaattaaaaataatgattttttattaaaatcagaGATCACTCTTATTTCTAATTTTGATAATACATggagaaaattaaaatcaattaaactaaaaataaaattttaaatcaaatatcTTTTCAACGGAGAGGTGTCTATCGAAAAGTAATACACATTCGTATTTCTGTGATCTAGCCATAAATGTGAACAGATTGTAGACggaattaattaaataaaatccaACGATCAGAGTCGTATTaagatatatttaattttataagtCCCATATCCCCACAAATATTTAGAACGTTATAGTCCCTTTCCAGGGAGGCAATCCATAAAACTAATTTTCAATGCTGTAAAATTAGATTAATTTAAACAACTTTCACAAACTTCTCCTTTTTTGTCTTACTAGGCAAATGCTTTTCCTCACGCCTGCAATTAGCATTTTCGAAATAGCAACGGTTCCCAAAGGGATGTTCCACACCCTTTTCATCCACCGCACAAACAGGACTGTACTCAAAAGTACACCTTGGACTAAAGCAACTTTTAGTATCGATTGATGAGGACAAAGCTTAtagagaaaaataaaataaataaaaagttaGAAAAATTCCAAAATTCACACTCTGAAAATCACCGATTAGGGAAAGCATCAAGAAGGCCCTCATGACGGTTCTGAACAGTTGGGAAACTACAACAacttgaatattttttaacGACATACAGTGCTTTTATACATCCATCCTGATAGGCGCAACATTTATAATTTGTCATGTTATTATATTAGATTCAGGTTGTGTAACCAGACACGCCCCATGCAGAGGGTATTATCACTTCGATCCGATGTTCAATGATTTCCCCATGCAAACGAGCTCCGTATCTAAATATGTGCAAATTGTAGAAGGtgtaaaataaatagaatCCAAAGATCAGAGTcgtatttacatatatttcattttacaacTCCCATATCCCCACAGATATTTATAgcattataatatttttgcgGAAGGGCAaccaaaaattttaatttttaaagctGTAAAAAGAGATTGATTTGAATAGTTTCTACAAACTGTTATTTTTTAGTCTTACGTGGCAACCCTGATTCCTTACGCCTGCAGTTAGCACCTTTGAAAAAACATCTGTTACCAAAGACATGTTCCTCACCCTTTTCATCCGTGCCACAAACAGGACTGTACTCCAGGGTACATGCTGGATCTGAGCACCTTTTAATAAGAGTTGACGTGGACAACGCTTAAAGAGAAAATAATGAACTAAATTACAAAATTCACGCTCTAAAACTCACCGATTAAGGAAAGAATCAAGAGTGCCCTCATGACGATGCTCAACAGTTGGGAAAATACAAcaacttgaataatttttagCAACATGCAGTGCTTTTATACATCCAGCCTGATAGGCGCgacatttataatttttcatGCTATTATCTTAGACTTAGGTTGTGTAACCAGACACGTCCGTTGCAAATGGAACTCTCTTATGTATACTTATAtgtaatttataaaaataaataaataaattacctAAAAAACAATAGCTTCccttataattatattttgttgcGTAGAgttgatttgatttatttaatcAATCAATAGAACATTGAGTATCTGACACTCCGGATTAAAACTCgtctataaaaaaaacattgtaATATTTAAATCACAATTCCATGACTACTAAAAGTACCTTTAAATcttgaaaagtttttcaaattaaatttattgcttttccATCCACCCCTCACTCTCGCAATCATTTTGGACCATTCTCTGAGTTTCGTGTTGCcaatgaaataaattgaaGTGAAgcgaaaagtttttttttttcttatgtGCGTTAACCATTTTGGAAATCGAAACGTTTGCCCAATCTAAACGGGGCACAGTGTGTGTGTAGGCGGTGAAGCATTAAAAGTTCAAAATTCTACTCAAATTTCATTGGATCTGTTTGGACCAAAAGACACTTGAAAGTTTCTCGACATGCGATAGCCAAGATATATAgactctctatctctctcgaCAGATAGAAGACGCCCACGAGTATGCAAGCCATTTTGCCTTTGTCAagccattggcattggcagtggGTGGGCGCTGAGAGGGCAACAGAGcttatatttataatcgccTTCAACGCCATCCGGCACACAACATATTGAAattgtctctccctctgcgGAGGCCCCCGGAGAATCAAACCTGGGCGACAGTTCAATGCACCAATGCTGCCTATGCAACGTGATTTTAAAAGCGTTCGCGTCCGGTCAAAGTTGAATGGTCAGTGGGCAGTGGTCGACAGTCGGGGAAAAGTAAAAAGTCAACGCTCAAAACGTATTTTTGCCAAGTGGTTAGCCTGGTAATTTAATtgccaaatgcaaatccaGAGTTCCAGAGTCCCAAGCGAAAACTTTTCGCAAAACGAACATCAACTCCGTAAAATACAATTCAAAGAACATTTTGTTTTCTACGGAATTCCCAGCCAGCAATTAGGTACTGCTCCAGGTGCTGCTGTTCcccaagcaaaaaaaaaaaaacaaaaacacagacagcgacagcgacagacagaAGGGAATAGTACACTGAGGGAAGAAAAACGCAACTAACAACACGTTTCGGAGTGTTCTCTGTTCAATTTAGTGGCACTTTTTCGCAGTGCATTTGTCATGTGGCTTAAATTTTAAGTCGAACAAGGGACAAATCGTTAAAGTTGACAGGAATTGAAAGAAAATGTCTTGAATTTGCATACCAAGTGGAATTTGTCACGTTGTGGTAAGCGTCTTAAAATGGGCCATGGAAAAAGATGCCATGCCCTAAAAGGGTTCACAGATTATGTGGGAACGGGTTGTGATTGGCTCTAAAGGAATTTCGGGGAAGTCAATTTTCTTGTTGAATAAAGAAAGAATATTCAGAGAGAATCCCTCAGATATCCCATACTCTACTTTACCCATAATTCCTTTTGTCTCTAACCTAACCAATAGAGGATAAGCAGGAACTCCTTGAATTTGACCCCTTCAGAGT from Drosophila pseudoobscura strain MV-25-SWS-2005 chromosome 4, UCI_Dpse_MV25, whole genome shotgun sequence encodes the following:
- the LOC117183980 gene encoding turripeptide Pal9.2-like, which translates into the protein MLLKIIQVVVFSQLLSIVMRALLILSLIALSTSTLIKRCSDPACTLEYSPVCGTDEKGEEHVFGNRCFFKGANCRRKESGLPPLKIIAGDCHPTKRQ